TTTCTCTTTTTTCTCTGCACGCTTCGCTAATACTTTCTTAGACGGCTTACCAGTCTGCTTCTCGCTCGGTGCGCGAGTCGTTGGGCGCAACTCATCGATGACTCGGGCTTTTAACGGCTCTTCAATATAACGGCCAATTTTGCCCAACAGCAGGTGGTCATGAGCCTCAACCAGAGAAATGGCGACGCCTTTTTTCCCTGCGCGACCCGTTCGACCGATGCGGTGTAGATAGGTGTCGGCGGTACGCGGCATGTCGAAGTTGATGACGTGACTCACATCCGGAATATCGATACCACGTGCAGCGACATCAGTCGCAATCAGCACATTCATACGACCGTCTGTCATTCGTTTAATTGCTTCGTTGCGCTTCGCCTGAACCATCTCACCTTCAAGCCAGCAGGTATTGATACCCGCTTCACGCAGCCAACCCGCCAGTTCATGAACACGCTCGCGTTTACGCACAAAGACGATAGAACGCGTGGCATCTGGTTGCTTCAGTAAATTTACGAGCAGCGCGGTTTTGTGTTTGATGTCATCAGCACGGTAGTACCACTGATGAATTTTCTTACGCTCGCGAGTGGAAGGGGTGGCAGAGACTTCAACCGGATCTTCCAGCAGACGTTCAGCAAAGTCCTTAATCGCGTCGCCTTCAAGAGTCGCGGAAAACAGCATGGTCTGCTTACGCCAG
This Klebsiella sp. RHBSTW-00484 DNA region includes the following protein-coding sequences:
- the srmB gene encoding ATP-dependent RNA helicase SrmB, which translates into the protein MTVTTFSELELDENLLEALQDKGFTRPTAIQAAAIPPALDGRDILGSAPTGTGKTAAYLLPALQHLLDFPRKKSGPPRILILTPTRELAMQVADHARELAKHTHLDIATITGGVAYMNHAEVFSENQDIVVATTGRLLQYIKEENFDCRAVETLILDEADRMVDMGFAQDIEHIAGETRWRKQTMLFSATLEGDAIKDFAERLLEDPVEVSATPSTRERKKIHQWYYRADDIKHKTALLVNLLKQPDATRSIVFVRKRERVHELAGWLREAGINTCWLEGEMVQAKRNEAIKRMTDGRMNVLIATDVAARGIDIPDVSHVINFDMPRTADTYLHRIGRTGRAGKKGVAISLVEAHDHLLLGKIGRYIEEPLKARVIDELRPTTRAPSEKQTGKPSKKVLAKRAEKKEKDKEKPRVKKRHRDTKNIGKRRKASGSDTPQQPNEK